In Montipora capricornis isolate CH-2021 chromosome 4, ASM3666992v2, whole genome shotgun sequence, the DNA window cacgaaatcctaactcgagaCAGGATACTGGGTgccttttaaaaaattctagCACACCTCCAAGGGAATGCCGCTTAGCATCCCAATTATGTTTAATAAGAATACATAGTTAGATTTTATAtccgtcaggggcacccaacgagaatatagttcaaaaccacttaaacatagcattgttaaacgtattttagtatttaaacggtagatataggcatatctttatcccctaaaaatttttgatctgttcggatttcctagctgaaagtctagtgatccgaaaattatagggatcaaaacttaccttttcgaaaatttcagccagaaaaaaggctcccgaaaattgtaggtgaccttttttgggtaaaaatctgtttaaaatgggcaattataccattttttagatgttcgaaaatcctaggacaggcaggcaagtaagaaattttacaacaaatgttccgaaaattctagatctcaaatcgtcttccgaacagatattttccgaaaactgacgttgggtgcccctgatccgTTCTGATGACATGTCTTCAATATTCTAGgcctttccttaaaaaaaaagaaacagaaaaagaaTACCTCCCCCTTTGAACAGTCGAGTAAACAAGATTTATCTGCCAGGTGGAGAGTCGTTGAAACGTAACATTTTAATATTGATAATCCTGTTTATAGAATGACATTGGCAGAAAAAGGACAATGGTGTATGTTTTGATTGTAAAAGAGGAACTTGAATTGTGGGAGGATGCAGCTCAAGGTTGGTTTATTGAGTTGTAAGAAGAGACTTATGAACGATTTCAGaaacaaatttgtttaattAACGTCCTGTAAATTCTCTATTGTTGTTCAGTAGCCGCCTATTCGAAACAACTCAAACACCCTCAGGGGGGTAAACtgtgtttatttattcctcgTCAAGTTTCGCAATAGCTCTGTCCATTTTTCGTCTGTATCACTACTAATAGTTGAAAAAGACTACAGTAATTCTCGATTATCACTTGTTCTACAAGAGATGATTTCTTAAAATCGTAGAATCGGAGGAATCGAAAGAATCGTAGAATCGGAAAATCTTAAATCTGATTGAAAGAATCGTAGAATAGGACTGCTCTCTGCAGCACCACAGTCTTAGAAACTAAACCACGGCTTTATGCATCTttcttgaaaatgtttttgagtGCTATTCTCTCTGAAATGTGCTGGTAAGCCCAAAAGGAGTCAATATAAAACCTGTGCAATAATGTTTAAATATCATCAATGTTTCATGGCCAAATGCAGTTAAGTCAGCTATTACAGTACAACCTTTTGAAATCCAAGAAAAAGTCGATAGCTTCCAAACGTTTAGCTCATGTTTCCAAATGTCAATGATTTCAGGTCGAAAAAGAAGATGGTTTCCAATCCACGAAGCCTGGGAACTCCTTGCCCATAGACCAATGCAGCAATCTTATCTGCGAGAGCTTATTCACTCTAAGTGGAGAACGGATCAGTACGCACCCACTAGACAGCTCTCCTACTGGACTTCAGAAAACAGTCTTGCGAACAATATTGTTTCATGCAGGCCTTTCCCTCCATGAATTTTTAATTCACAGAAAAATATTGCAATTCCGacttatttcaaatttttaagaataaagaagaaaatcattttcatgtaatttttctttgttgaagAGTTGACGACTAGATTCACCAAAATTACCAGTTActactttcttttaaataaaataaaaactagcAAAGAACTTGCATTTCACCCTTTCTACGGTTCCAGTAATCGGCTACATCTTTGTTTATCTAAAGGAGAAATAGACCAGAGCTTGAGGCCACGTTTTATCTTTTAAATGAAAAGTTTTGAAATAactaattttgaacattttagggacttttttgttttgtaaatacaATTGTAAATATATTTGCTTGGTAAAGAATGTCGTTTTCTTACGAAAACCAATTTTGTTCATGTTGCGAAAATCGTTTTCATGCACATAGTATTAGAAAGCTTCACAGGTTTGGTGTGGAACAatttttctttataattattGGTACAATAAATGAAGCTGGCCGAGACAACTGAATGTGGTTGTGATGCGATTCAGttctatttaaaaaaagcatGCTTCTTTACATTAAAGCGTCTGATTGCTCTCCCAACAAAGACAAACTTTCGCGTAAAACACAACGCCATCAGTTAAAGTGACTATGAAGCAAAAGCTATCTTGTTCTAATGTAGTAGATTatcattttcttatttcaaCTATGCAAGTTTAAGGCAACAAAACATTCACATTGATACGATATATATCCAATCCAAAGTTTTGAATTTAAAAGtgtctccatcttgcccgcggCCAAAAGGATCGTATAACAAAGCTGTGACGTAGGAAATGCTTTCAGAGGAGTGTCGCGTCGTAGCGGACAACAAcaagcttaaccctttcactcccaagagtgacacttgtagattttactgtctaacgccagacgattttattcgtcaatggagaaccccacaggcgtgaaagggttaacaacagctagattcactcgaaaactatgtccccattaaccctttcactcccaagagtgacacttatagattttactctgtctaacgccagacgattttactcgtcaatggggaaccccacgggagtgaaagggttaacaacagctagattcactcaaaaactatgtccccattaaccctttcactcccaagagtgacacttatagattttactctgtctaacgccagacgattttactcgtcaatggggaaccccacgggagtgaaagggttaacaacagctagattcactcaaaaactatgtccccattaacccttttaCTCCCAATAGTgacacagattttactctgtctaacgccagacgattttactagtAAAAGGGTAACCTCACAGGAGTGAAATGGTTAACAACAGCAAGATTCACTCAAAagctatgtccccattaaccctttcacttccaagagtgccacttgtagattttactctgtctaacgccagacgattttactcgtcaatggggaaccccacgggagtgaaagggttaacaacagctagattcactcaaaaactatgtccccattaaccctttcactcccaagagtgacacttatagattttactctgtctaacgccagacgattttactcgtcaatggggaaccccacaggagtgaaagggttaaaaaataCTTCACAGGTACTTTTAAGTTACTATCGTATAACTTTAGGGGCGTCTTTGATTTAAACTATGTAGCTCGTTTGGCTTAGACTGTAGATACCCAAGCCCGTAATGTAAAAGAAAACTTATATAATAGAGCTGGCTGTCGAactacactcttttttttataagaagtAAGGGCGTCTataattttggagctgaggctgcacgttttttttttgttgatgtgatgctgaaaacgttcttaagatgttcttaaatttacatgCATGGTATAGTATTTTAAGAGTGTATTTAGTGTATTTTCAAGAGTTCAGTGACAAGCTTGGTGGGGAGGAAAGTCACTGTCTGTGAGAATGGCTGGTTTACTGGTACCACTGAGTACTACAACTCAAAGCTGAAAGAATGCAAGGTCAACTTCCTTGATGATAAATCAGACTTTGTTTCACCTGATGActgatggtgttgaagttattttggaaTGATCATAAATAAGAAAACCGTTGTTGTGATATACAAAATATTCCctaagtatttgggttaattgCGTTTGTTTTCCTTTACTTAATGCTgaattcatttaaaatacaaatgggCACAATATTAGCGTTCTTAATCCACGCTCAGCCTAATGAATTTTCTTAATATGTTCTTAAAaatttggttaatctcagcctcaacgttcttataaaaaaggttcttataaaaaaaagagtgtatacCAAGAATTTGGAATTAAAAGGATTTGTGGAAATATCCACGGCCTCTAAAAGCGAGGGTCCGAATCACGCTATGAAAGCGACAGGTCGTAgtgaattttttgttgttagaTAATGATTTCCTCGCGCAAATCGTTAAAAAAACGCCGCCTTGTGAACGCATCTACGTTTAATTGGCACACGCTAGGCCTCGATCCATCCAAAAGCATATTAGAAGCTTTGAAAGTTGAAGACATGGAACTGAATTAAAAATGCCACTGATCGAGATTTGGGATTTGTAGATCAAGCCTTTTGACCTTTCACAGAGACGGAACGATAAGGTTAGCATAGCTGCATGGCGCCGCAGTAAAACACTGAGTAAAAGCAATTCTCCCCTCACCACCAACTTGCCTCTGCTTGGCGTCATGTCGATTGAATTTGTTGGCTTTTCACTCTGCGGAGCATTAGAGTTCTAATTCTCTGATAGATAAGCTTGAGACGTTTAGtgaatattattatttcgtAATGTGAAGATAAATGTTTAAATGTAAAATCGCTGAAGTTACACCTTCCGAAAGCCAAAGAATATAACTTGAACCAATTACATACGTCACTTTTATCATCGCAAAACAGAGCCAAAATTTGCTTTTGACCAATATGGTTCTCCATTACATCTTCATAACACGCGAGGCAAGTCAAAAAGCACCATTTACGCAATATTACTCAAACTGACCTTTGTAATTACGATTTGCATGTGAAAGAACGAGCAACAATGATCAGTCAAGTGACCTGCACTAACTGAGACGATGTGGCAATGTTTAATTTGAAGTGCCGTGTTATAAAACTGTCAATACCGAGACGTACTTCAATCAAACGGCTGTATCATATGAAAATCATACAGTGGGATATAGTTATTGACGTATTTGACACCTAAAAGTGCGATAATTGTGAAATTATTCAATTAGCCTGGACCCAGAGTTGACTCTGCTGGAACAGGCTAGTCCACATCCAGAGTATCTTTCGTGAGCGACCAATTGCAGAACACACTCAGAGTTTATAACAACCTCAATGCTGTCCATAAGTGAAAAGTGTTATTTGTTATTTGATgtgtgaaaaaaataacaatataacGTCTCCCTTGGAAAGATGTGAGCTCAATACAGTTAacacttgaaaattatctgtGAAAGCAAATCTAAATTGTCTCATGCCTCTGCCATAATTTGTTCTGTGGAAGTCGAACTACAATGGGAAGAATGTTGACTTGTGTGTTGTGTAATTAAGAGCTGAAAAGAAGGTTGCGTCCTTCAAAAGACTCgaattattgttttcaaatgatgTTAGAAACACAAGACAGGGTCAAATAGGCGCAGCATTATGCACGGTGTCGCAACTTTCTACGAAGTGGGCGGtcaaattacaaaaaaacaTGTGGCCTTTGTCGATGTAAGCCCAGGCATCTTGTCAAGATTTCTTCGCCTCAGCTACTGACCTCCCGTAAACATACGAAAGCATCAGTAAACCTTTCTGTTCCTAAGCCTTAAACAGTTGGTCATTTATCTCCACTCTCCGTTTGTTTTATCCTGAACCGGCCAAACTTCCGAACGTCCTCGAATTTCATTCCACTGAAAACTGACCGCTGCCATCGTAATTGGTGCAATCTATTTGTGCAAGAAGGTCAATTACCCACAACAAGATACAATTTTGCCTGACGATTGAAATGTTGCAACACGTTGCATGGAAGGTTTGAGCCCAATTAATCGCGCAGCTCGTCGCAGCAGGGTAGCCTAATAGACGCAGCATGTTGCGCGCAACAGTGATGTTGAAAAATGTGGACCTGTTATACAAAGCTACACAAAAAGTATTCGACTGTGGCTTCATTCAATGACCTAAAAAATGTTAATGGGCttcttttttgcattttgtttatttcGCAATAAAGATAAATGTTATGATTTGATAGTTACTGAGATCATATTTCACTGTATCCCATTGGTCCGCTCATTTGCGGACTACGTGCTTCGTTAAAGCGCATTGAAGCACAATTTAAGCTTTTTCTATTCCATCCATTCGTTGCACGAGGTTCAGCTCTCCCTTGGCTGCAATGAAAGAAAAGAGGGATTCCGCGAAGAAAGACCGCACTTATGACTCTGAAGGGTACACGCGAAGAGCAGGGTGTTTATGCTTCAAAACAGACAGCGAAAAAGAGGTGTGTAACTTACTTTTTTCACTATTAATAGGCTCGTGAATGTCTAAATCGTACGcgtaaatgttatttttctgtCACGGTATTGATAATACTAAGTCGATGTAAACGAGCTTACGTTTATTTATTTTCGTTCAGTACTCCGAGCTTTCTCTGCCGACATAGCGGACACAGCAATACAAATGATCCATAATAATGAAGAACAATAAGTGCACACATTTACAATAGCTGCCAGCAGGGCAGGCCGACTTTGTTTTAACAAGTGCAAAGAACACTTCCAATTTTCATAAACTCTGTTGAACAAGCCATAGCCGCTGTTACATAGCCTACGTAGCTAGCGGGAGGCAAATAACAGGTGGAGAGTGGGGAGGGGAGGGGCGCTTTGCAATATTATTTGTCTTCCGCGCTACTTCCCGCGCCAACAATCCCGCCAGTTAATTTTTAAGCAGGCTAACAGTTTCCTCGGGTTGGTATTAGTTACCTCAAAGCAAAGGGAAGATATATGATATGTTATTACATGAAGCCTCTTAAAAACTTTAACCCGAAGACGTTGTCATTGGTTGCTCCCAGTGAAGATTTCATCAGTATTTTACGTTATTAGACTATTTCACGAAATATTAGTGTGCACGCCAAATTTGAGAGACAGGGCTTAACTTGCATATAACTATATTTTTCacaagatcgtgtgaagaaaatagcactcgtttactgattagcCTAatcgctcgtttcagtgattataggcctaagcactctttaaacagcttagctttcaatttacggtttggttaactacacttttcacgagattatcttactgcgtaccgcgtagccagcttctaAGACAGCCTTCCATCTTGAATTGAGTATCTTCCGCATACTGCGTAGCCAGCTTCTAAGGTGCCATTTTCAATTCGCAATTAATTGTtacttgaataaattacatacttcaaatCGAATTttgttcgagtggcagggtattctgcagtttctTCTCAGCCACTCTGTGTGGGGCGTGCGTGTCACAGCGCTTTGAACCCTGTTATCATTTTTGTATGTCAACACTCAGTTCACACAAGGATTCACGTAGGGTTCTCGCAGTGACATTTAAATACACAAGCCTGGCAACAGTGAAATAGTCAGCCAACTTTCAATCATAGCTTTTCTCTCTCAGAGCCCTTCAGTTATATTGGGTTTTTTAATCAGGTTTTGTTGGTGACAAGTAAGGGGTCTCCGGACAAGTGGATTGTACCAGCTGGAGGGGTAGAGAATGGAGAACAGTATGATGAAGCAGCCGTTCGAGAAGCGTTGGAAGAAGTAAGTTGGTCCAACTTCAAGCTTAAACAGACCTTAAAACCAATTTCAATGAAACGACACATTTTGAATTCAGTTGTGTCCATGGGCAAGTTTAGTTTAGATAGCTTAGACAATAGAAGAGACTACTTGCGTAACAAATGTAAGACTCAAATAAAGTCTCCCGGCCACCCTTCACATCATCTGTTACCTAGCCCACTCTTGAATGAGCCTAAGTATTATCTAAGGCGTAACTCGCAAAATTACTATCTTTTTAAGAACACGATAGCTTGTAGGACGAAGAGAGCGGAGAACTTTTTTACGTTTAGATATTTTAGTTAGTATTCTTAATTGATGATTCTACTATTTTCACTGTAATTATTAGTTGTTAattctattattattagtattacaCTTGTAAATCCTAGCTCGTTAATTCAGTTTTTCTACTGCAAAGCAAAATTAAGGATGATTAATTTGTAACGCATTCCCGCACTAAACGAGGTCTGTTGGTCTGTGTTGTTAACCTTTTTTACTCAATTAAAGACCATTCTTTGCACACTTTGCTTTCACTGAAGATGCTATGTTACCATAATTTTGTTACGAATTTACATGTCACGCATGAATAGCATATTCAAAACTGAAGATTATTATGCATTTAACACACTGAAACTTCCTGTTTATTATTCAACCAAGTCTATGGtcatttgttttcattcaaggaTGACATAAGCAGAAAAAGAACAATGCTTTATTTTCTGATCGTAAAAGAAGAGCTTGAAGTGTGGCAAGATGCAGCTCAGGGTCAGTTACAATATCTCTCAGCATTATATTGCTTATTTACAATCGTGTTAGACGCCCTTTATGACAACATGAGGCGCGTGTCATTGTATGCACACCTTGCGAACGTACTGTTTTACTGTCCGTTGTTTTCGGCATTTATAATGACAACCAAGTGTAAACACAACACGTTTTTTAACAGTCCCGCCGTCAAAACTTGTTGTACGCAAAAAAGAACAATCTGCCCATAACGTTTTGAACTAAGAAATTATATGGTTGCCAAGTTTCATGCCTTGACAGTTTTTGATTTAGGGGTCCGGTGCAAAGCCTGAAATGAGCCTAAGAAACTGATCGAGGAACGTTCGTTAATCGAACACTGCCACTAACTTGTCTGTCGTTGTTcgaatttcattatttttttgctttttcttctcttgttaATGTTTTAAAAGTGCAGTTCAGCTTTTTGGAAGAGAGGAAATGGCTTTTAGGTTCTTTTTTTTGATAATCGAGCAGCATCAGTGCTCTAAAAGATTTTGAGTCAGTTTCAGCTCGGGCCTCTCCCTTGTTCAAGTGTCCAAGGTGCTCTGCCGTGACTAAAGTTTATGTCCTACTTTCAGGTGGTCGCAGAAGAGCTTGGTTTTCGGTCCACAAAGCCTGGGATTTGCTCTCTCACAGACCTTGTCAGCAGTCTTATCTGAGCAAAGTTATCCATTCACATTCAAACTCAGAGCCTGTGAAATGGTCTAGTTGGACATTAACAAAAAGGCCTTCACACTGTCCTACTGTATAAATCTGTCCACTCTTGAAGTTGAAATTAAGAAGTGAATAGAAACATCCCacaaatttaattatttcaaatttatattgACAAGGAACGAGGCAAATGAggcttaaaattgtaaatagttAATTGACACGCTTCAGACTCGGTTGGTTAAGTCTTAATGTTTCGCGATTTGTAAAATTATTGTATTCATGTTTGAAAGGGCCCTCATTATTAAAAGTACTTGTGTTTAATTTAGTTCCTGTTCTCTTTCTTGcagttgatttgatttaattacACGGATTTCTAAGCTCACGGACCAACATTAATACCCCTCGATTACCATGTGgctctttcattttttacttgCCCAATGCACCATTACTATTCCTAATCAAATCCAACTAATGTTCTCTTATGACAAACCCGATAAATGTCTTGTGGTGCGGTATatctgaaaattatttttccagaTAAAAAGGGCGGCTGGGCGAAGAGTAGTCTGAATTGAGTTATAGCACTGAGAGCGCTAAGCTGGCCGTGGAACCTTTCCAACTATGACACAGTCACTGGCATCCTCCACACCGACGAGGCAGTAAAGAGTCGTCTGCCTATTGTGACTCAAAAATGTTCATTTTACGCAAGCGCATTTAACTACGTAACATACAGGCTCCCCCATCGCTCTAAATGACAACAAA includes these proteins:
- the LOC138046989 gene encoding diphosphoinositol polyphosphate phosphohydrolase 1-like isoform X3, yielding MKEKRDSAKKDRTYDSEGYTRRAGCLCFKTDSEKEVLLVTSKGSPDKWIVPAGGVENGEQYDEAAVREALEEDDISRKRTMLYFLIVKEELEVWQDAAQGGRRRAWFSVHKAWDLLSHRPCQQSYLSKVIHSHSNSEPVKWSSWTLTKRPSHCPTV
- the LOC138044747 gene encoding diphosphoinositol polyphosphate phosphohydrolase 1-like; the protein is MKERGDSVKKERIYDADGYTRRAGCLCFKTDSEKEVLLVTSNRFPDKWIVPAGGVEAGEQYLDAAIREVLEEAGVQGNIIRPLGMFQNDIGRKRTMVYVLIVKEELELWEDAAQGRKRRWFPIHEAWELLAHRPMQQSYLRELIHSKWRTDQYAPTRQLSYWTSENSLANNIVSCRPFPP